From the genome of Nitrosomonas sp., one region includes:
- a CDS encoding DUF2065 domain-containing protein produces MLETFLMAFALMLILEGILPFISPRIWRETFKKMTEIHDSQLRFIGLTSMLIGLALFLVVS; encoded by the coding sequence ATGTTAGAGACTTTTTTAATGGCATTTGCACTCATGCTGATTCTGGAGGGAATCCTGCCATTTATTTCCCCACGGATTTGGCGTGAGACCTTTAAAAAAATGACAGAGATTCATGATAGCCAACTTCGTTTCATCGGACTGACTTCCATGTTAATAGGCCTGGCATTATTTCTTGTTGTAAGTTGA
- a CDS encoding ATP phosphoribosyltransferase regulatory subunit produces MPNWLLPEYIEDILPAEALHIEKVRRNIIDHLMVHGYQQVSPPLLEYVESLLSGSGGDMNLQMFKVIDQLSGRMMGLRADMTPQVARIDAHLLNCEGITRLCYANNVLHTVPSSLTQTREPFQIGAELYGHAGIESDLEIQQLMLKCLAIAGLNKVHLDLGHVAVFRGIIKNSSISPEMEAELFTVLQAKDFVALKALCARLKKNTRESLLLLPELYGDKEVLVEARKRLPAHTEITSALDQLELVGMELSSIVDTIAFDLADLRGYHYHTGMVFAAYARGCSNAIVLGGRYDEIGKAFGRARPATGFSMDLRELSRLGEQLPYPMGIRAPFKKKNNALNKKIEQLRKDGHIVIIELPEQPESSLNCDRRLVMRKGEWIVEQI; encoded by the coding sequence ATGCCAAATTGGTTATTACCTGAATATATTGAAGATATTTTGCCTGCTGAGGCATTGCATATCGAAAAAGTGCGTCGTAACATTATTGATCATTTAATGGTTCATGGTTATCAGCAGGTATCTCCGCCGCTGCTGGAGTATGTCGAATCCTTGCTGTCGGGAAGTGGCGGTGATATGAATTTGCAGATGTTCAAAGTGATTGATCAGCTCAGCGGCCGGATGATGGGGTTGCGTGCTGACATGACACCACAAGTGGCGCGTATTGATGCACATCTATTGAATTGCGAAGGAATTACACGCCTATGTTATGCCAATAATGTGCTGCATACAGTGCCATCTAGCCTCACGCAAACCCGGGAACCATTTCAGATCGGTGCAGAACTATACGGCCATGCTGGAATAGAAAGTGACTTGGAAATTCAGCAGCTGATGCTAAAGTGCCTGGCAATTGCCGGTTTGAACAAGGTGCATTTGGATCTCGGGCATGTAGCGGTATTCAGGGGGATTATTAAAAATTCCAGTATTTCCCCTGAAATGGAAGCAGAATTGTTTACTGTACTACAGGCAAAAGATTTTGTGGCATTGAAAGCATTGTGTGCGAGACTTAAGAAAAATACACGGGAATCCCTGTTATTGCTGCCCGAGCTTTATGGCGATAAAGAAGTTCTTGTGGAAGCGAGAAAAAGACTGCCGGCCCATACTGAAATAACGTCAGCACTTGATCAACTCGAGCTTGTCGGCATGGAATTAAGCTCGATTGTTGATACGATTGCGTTTGATTTGGCTGATTTACGCGGTTATCACTATCACACAGGGATGGTGTTTGCGGCTTATGCGCGCGGTTGTTCAAATGCCATTGTGCTTGGTGGGCGGTATGATGAAATCGGTAAGGCTTTCGGTAGAGCCAGACCGGCAACGGGTTTTAGTATGGATTTAAGGGAACTATCCAGGTTAGGTGAACAACTACCTTATCCTATGGGTATACGTGCGCCATTTAAGAAAAAGAATAACGCATTGAACAAGAAAATTGAACAGCTGCGTAAGGATGGACATATTGTCATTATTGAATTGCCTGAACAACCTGAAAGTTCGTTGAACTGCGATAGGCGGCTTGTCATGCGAAAAGGTGAATGGATCGTTGAACAAATTTGA
- a CDS encoding adenylosuccinate synthase, whose product MTKNVVVIGTQWGDEGKGKVVDWLTDHAQGVVRFQGGHNAGHTLVVGEKKTILHLVPSGILRHNVTCYIGNGVVVSPEALLKETEMLEQMGVDINGRLRISEACPLILPCHTALDHAREAARGVGKIGTTGRGIGPAYEDKVARRAIRLQDLFHKDRLAEKLEEMLDYHNFVLKNYFNAPVVDFQKTLNEAISQSERIKPWVADVPQLLYHANKAGDKLLFEGAQGALLDVDHGTYPFVTSSNCIAGAAAPGSGVGPQLLHYILGITKAYTTRVGSGPFPTELEDETGQYLAERGHEFGSTTGRPRRCGWFDAVAMKRSIQINGVTGLCITKLDVLDGIETLKIGVGYQLSNGSNSDVLPVGADDLDQCGPIYEEIPGWSNSTAGIKEFDQLPKAAQNYLKRIEEVCDTPIDMISTGPDREDTIVMRHPFK is encoded by the coding sequence ATGACTAAAAATGTTGTGGTGATCGGTACACAATGGGGGGATGAAGGCAAAGGGAAGGTAGTTGACTGGTTGACTGATCATGCTCAGGGTGTTGTGCGTTTTCAAGGTGGTCATAATGCAGGTCATACCCTTGTCGTTGGAGAAAAAAAAACCATTTTGCATTTAGTCCCGTCTGGAATTTTGCGGCACAATGTAACCTGCTATATTGGTAATGGCGTTGTTGTTTCACCGGAAGCGTTATTGAAAGAAACCGAAATGCTTGAGCAGATGGGGGTTGATATAAATGGACGACTGCGTATAAGCGAAGCGTGTCCGCTCATATTACCTTGTCATACCGCACTTGATCATGCGCGTGAGGCAGCGAGAGGTGTCGGAAAAATTGGAACAACGGGGCGTGGAATAGGGCCGGCATACGAAGACAAAGTAGCGCGCAGAGCGATACGACTGCAGGATTTGTTTCATAAAGACCGGTTAGCTGAAAAACTTGAGGAAATGCTGGATTACCATAATTTTGTTTTGAAAAATTACTTTAATGCACCTGTAGTTGATTTTCAGAAAACACTGAATGAAGCAATTTCCCAATCCGAGCGGATTAAACCATGGGTCGCCGATGTCCCGCAGCTTTTATACCATGCAAATAAAGCAGGCGATAAATTGCTGTTTGAAGGGGCACAGGGTGCATTACTGGATGTTGATCACGGTACCTATCCATTTGTCACATCCAGCAATTGTATTGCAGGCGCAGCTGCGCCGGGAAGCGGTGTTGGACCGCAGTTGCTGCATTATATCTTAGGCATTACAAAAGCTTATACAACGCGTGTTGGCTCAGGTCCTTTTCCAACGGAGCTAGAAGACGAAACCGGTCAATACCTGGCCGAGCGCGGCCATGAGTTTGGCTCGACAACAGGACGTCCCAGACGTTGCGGCTGGTTTGATGCCGTTGCAATGAAACGTTCAATACAGATTAACGGTGTGACAGGGTTATGTATTACGAAACTCGATGTGTTGGATGGTATCGAGACGTTAAAGATTGGCGTTGGATATCAATTAAGCAATGGTAGTAATTCAGATGTGTTGCCGGTAGGTGCTGACGACTTGGACCAATGCGGCCCAATATATGAAGAAATTCCCGGATGGTCGAATAGCACAGCAGGAATCAAAGAATTCGATCAACTTCCCAAGGCTGCCCAAAACTATTTAAAACGGATTGAAGAAGTCTGTGATACTCCGATAGACATGATATCAACCGGTCCAGACCGGGAAGATACTATTGTTATGCGACATCCGTTTAAATAA